From the Maioricimonas rarisocia genome, one window contains:
- a CDS encoding NfeD family protein yields the protein MNYDLLALVLLIVGCGLIVAEIFLPSGGMISVMCVIAFMASGWCAYKAWWETSPGFWWTYVAGVIVLIPTVIISLFRVLSNTPLGDRVLLAAPDPSEVTPYREEEAHLSQLIGKQGRTLTLLTPGGLVDVEGERLHCFSDGMVIEPQTPVEVVAVRGTRVMVRRIDPNARPADTLDELAAADEPPPSEDPSRLDFDVPQG from the coding sequence ATGAATTACGACCTGTTGGCGCTGGTTCTGCTCATCGTCGGCTGCGGCCTGATCGTGGCTGAGATCTTCCTTCCGTCGGGCGGGATGATCTCGGTGATGTGCGTGATCGCGTTCATGGCGTCCGGCTGGTGTGCCTACAAGGCGTGGTGGGAAACATCGCCGGGGTTCTGGTGGACGTACGTCGCCGGGGTGATCGTGCTGATCCCGACGGTGATCATCTCACTGTTTCGAGTGCTTTCGAATACACCACTGGGGGACCGCGTGCTGCTGGCTGCGCCGGATCCGTCCGAGGTCACGCCGTATCGCGAAGAGGAAGCACATCTGTCGCAGCTGATCGGCAAACAGGGACGGACGCTGACTCTGCTGACACCAGGTGGACTGGTTGATGTCGAAGGCGAGCGACTGCACTGTTTCTCGGACGGAATGGTGATCGAGCCGCAGACGCCGGTCGAAGTCGTGGCCGTTCGCGGGACGCGTGTGATGGTTCGCCGCATCGATCCGAATGCACGTCCGGCGGATACGCTGGACGAACTGGCGGCGGCGGATGAGCCTCCACCGTCGGAGGATCCGTCCCGGCTTGACTTCGACGTACCGCAAGGATAA
- a CDS encoding glycosyltransferase family 4 protein, which produces MSDPTTNVLLLADRFEVRGSSRQTLFLAEHLPDLGVSPRIVCPDARRIEPQLRRRLDIVEMSQLQSRFLARIARILLARDLAADPPDLIHIQQRTMMRLGRWLAAQLRRPYVLTVHDYLRSGESFRFDRIWGRQIIAVSDSVRAELLQRTGLPPELVTVIPSGVAVEPAENIAPVLDEDHTAVVGTAGPLEATKGFRFFLQAVPKVLKVHSQVEFLIAGAGPEEPSLRRQARELGVAQRVTFVPNLYDFDRSLNAMDLFVLPSLKQGLGTVMLQAMARGKPVIATRAGGVYSVVSEGETGLLVPPSDSDALARRINELLSDPLLARRIATAARNMVQERFPVTAMVEKTADVYQSILSADESHQKRAAERKKKKKKPVKSRD; this is translated from the coding sequence ATGTCGGACCCCACTACGAACGTTCTGCTGCTGGCCGATCGCTTTGAGGTGCGCGGCAGTTCCCGACAGACGCTCTTTCTTGCCGAGCACCTGCCGGATCTGGGAGTCTCGCCCCGGATTGTCTGTCCGGATGCGCGGCGGATTGAGCCGCAGCTGCGCAGGCGTCTGGACATTGTCGAGATGTCGCAGTTGCAGTCCCGGTTCCTCGCCAGGATCGCACGGATTCTGCTCGCCCGTGACCTTGCCGCCGACCCGCCGGATCTGATTCACATCCAGCAGCGGACAATGATGCGGCTGGGACGGTGGCTGGCAGCCCAGTTGCGACGCCCCTACGTACTGACGGTGCACGACTACCTGCGTTCGGGAGAGTCGTTCCGCTTCGACCGGATCTGGGGGCGGCAGATCATTGCCGTGAGCGATTCGGTGCGGGCAGAACTGCTGCAGCGGACCGGGTTGCCGCCGGAACTGGTCACCGTGATCCCCAGCGGCGTGGCGGTCGAGCCGGCCGAGAACATCGCACCGGTCCTCGATGAAGACCACACGGCGGTGGTGGGAACCGCAGGGCCGCTGGAGGCGACGAAGGGGTTCCGTTTCTTCCTGCAGGCGGTCCCGAAGGTGCTGAAGGTGCACTCTCAGGTGGAGTTTCTGATTGCCGGTGCCGGTCCGGAAGAACCGAGTCTGCGTCGCCAGGCCCGCGAACTCGGCGTGGCTCAGCGGGTCACGTTCGTGCCGAACCTGTATGACTTCGACCGTTCGCTCAATGCGATGGATCTGTTCGTGTTGCCCTCGCTCAAGCAGGGGCTCGGGACGGTCATGTTGCAGGCGATGGCTCGCGGCAAACCGGTGATCGCGACGCGGGCTGGTGGTGTCTACAGTGTGGTGTCTGAAGGGGAAACGGGGCTGCTGGTGCCGCCGTCCGACAGCGATGCCCTGGCCCGCCGCATCAACGAACTGCTGAGTGATCCGTTGCTCGCGCGACGGATCGCGACGGCGGCCCGCAACATGGTGCAGGAGCGCTTTCCGGTGACCGCCATGGTCGAGAAGACGGCCGACGTCTACCAGTCCATCCTCTCTGCCGATGAGAGCCATCAGAAGCGGGCGGCGGAGCGCAAGAAAAAGAAGAAGAAACCGGTCAAGAGCCGGGACTGA
- the floA gene encoding flotillin-like protein FloA (flotillin-like protein involved in membrane lipid rafts): MAMYPALLAQAGNTAVWLAFAFIVLFALIFLAVFARYFGLWIQAKTTRAGISLPNLVMMSIRKVNPTVIVRGKIMAVQGGLTDSYPISTRALEAHYLAGGDVLKVIRALVAAHKAKLGMDWQVAQAIDLAGRDVLDAVRTSVYPKVIDCPDPKKTSTGTLDAVAGDGIQLKARARVTVRTNIQQLIGGATEETVIARVGQGIVQAIGSTPTYADVLENPDMISQTVLNQGLEAQTAFEIVSIDIADIDVGDNIGARLQADQAEADMRVAQARAEQRRAAAAAQEQEMVAQVQENRAKVVLAEAGVPEAIASAFRNRKLGLMDYYELKNVQADTRMRTAIAGDGMSSPSRSDARS; this comes from the coding sequence ATGGCCATGTACCCAGCGTTGCTGGCACAGGCGGGCAACACGGCCGTCTGGCTGGCTTTCGCCTTCATCGTCCTCTTCGCATTGATCTTTTTGGCGGTCTTTGCCCGGTACTTCGGGCTGTGGATCCAGGCCAAGACGACGCGAGCGGGGATTTCGTTGCCCAACCTCGTGATGATGTCGATCCGGAAGGTCAATCCGACGGTGATCGTGCGTGGCAAGATCATGGCCGTGCAGGGTGGCCTCACCGATTCCTATCCGATCTCCACGCGAGCACTCGAAGCGCACTATCTGGCGGGCGGCGACGTCCTGAAGGTGATTCGTGCTCTGGTGGCGGCTCACAAGGCGAAGCTGGGGATGGACTGGCAGGTGGCACAGGCGATCGACCTGGCCGGCCGGGACGTGCTCGATGCCGTCCGGACGAGCGTCTATCCCAAAGTCATCGACTGCCCCGATCCGAAGAAGACATCGACCGGTACACTCGATGCCGTGGCGGGCGACGGGATTCAGTTGAAGGCCCGGGCCCGCGTGACGGTGCGAACCAACATCCAGCAGCTGATTGGTGGTGCGACCGAAGAGACGGTGATCGCGCGTGTTGGTCAGGGCATCGTCCAGGCGATCGGCTCGACGCCGACCTACGCGGACGTGCTCGAGAACCCCGACATGATTTCGCAGACGGTGCTCAATCAGGGACTCGAGGCGCAAACCGCCTTCGAGATCGTTTCGATTGATATCGCCGACATCGACGTCGGTGACAACATCGGTGCCCGTCTGCAGGCGGACCAGGCCGAGGCGGACATGCGTGTTGCCCAGGCCCGTGCGGAACAGCGTCGTGCGGCTGCGGCGGCCCAGGAGCAGGAAATGGTTGCCCAGGTTCAGGAGAACCGGGCGAAAGTCGTGCTGGCCGAGGCGGGAGTTCCCGAAGCGATCGCCAGTGCCTTCCGCAACCGCAAGCTGGGCCTGATGGATTACTACGAACTGAAGAACGTGCAGGCGGACACGCGCATGCGGACGGCCATTGCCGGGGACGGCATGTCCAGTCCGAGCCGTTCCGACGCACGGTCGTGA
- a CDS encoding SGNH/GDSL hydrolase family protein, translating into MIASPARFLSSLLLLPLLTVAPVRAGDTIPADQARVEDGTAWYDARLLGIEGQGWDDTAAPFDRLPARAEEKVRSAVWGLSRHSAGLAVRFVTDATAIHARWKLISDRLDMPHMPATGVSGLDLYVKTDDGKWRWVANGRPTAQENTTKLVDSIPAGTREYILYFPLYNGVSEVEIGLPEGATLSKAEPRTSGHKPVVFYGTSITQGGCASRPGMVHTAILGRWLDAPVINLGFSGNGRMEAEVATFMAELDPSIYVIDCLPNITAGDVASRTEPLVKILREAHPDVPIVLVEDRNYTDSFLIESKRKRNESSQAALREAYERLKAAGDENLYYIEGDDLLGDDGEGTVDSSHPTDLGFMRQADAMARVLRPILEGQ; encoded by the coding sequence ATGATTGCCTCCCCGGCCCGTTTCCTGTCATCACTGCTGCTGTTGCCACTTCTCACCGTCGCACCGGTTCGTGCCGGCGATACCATCCCCGCCGACCAGGCACGCGTCGAAGACGGCACCGCCTGGTACGACGCGCGGCTGCTCGGGATCGAAGGGCAGGGGTGGGACGACACGGCCGCTCCCTTCGACCGGCTTCCCGCGCGGGCCGAAGAAAAGGTTCGCTCCGCCGTCTGGGGATTGAGCCGGCACTCCGCAGGGCTGGCCGTCCGCTTCGTCACCGACGCCACCGCCATCCACGCCCGCTGGAAACTCATCTCCGACCGTCTCGACATGCCTCACATGCCGGCCACCGGCGTGAGCGGACTCGACCTCTACGTCAAAACGGATGACGGCAAGTGGCGCTGGGTCGCCAACGGCCGTCCCACCGCGCAGGAGAACACCACGAAGCTGGTCGATAGCATTCCAGCCGGAACCCGCGAGTACATCCTCTACTTCCCGCTGTACAACGGCGTCTCGGAAGTCGAAATCGGCCTCCCCGAGGGAGCCACCCTCAGCAAAGCCGAGCCCCGAACGTCCGGCCACAAACCGGTCGTCTTCTATGGCACGTCGATTACCCAGGGAGGCTGCGCGTCGCGGCCCGGAATGGTCCACACCGCAATCCTCGGACGCTGGCTCGATGCGCCGGTCATCAACCTCGGCTTCTCCGGCAACGGGCGTATGGAAGCGGAAGTCGCCACCTTCATGGCCGAACTGGATCCCTCGATCTACGTCATCGATTGCCTGCCCAACATCACCGCCGGCGATGTCGCCAGCCGGACCGAACCGCTCGTGAAGATCCTCCGCGAAGCACATCCCGACGTGCCGATCGTGCTCGTCGAAGACCGCAACTACACCGACTCGTTCCTGATCGAGTCGAAGCGGAAGCGGAACGAATCGAGCCAGGCCGCACTGCGTGAAGCGTATGAACGGCTGAAGGCGGCCGGCGACGAGAACCTGTACTACATCGAGGGAGACGACCTGCTCGGTGACGACGGCGAAGGAACGGTCGACAGTTCGCACCCGACCGACCTGGGCTTCATGCGTCAGGCCGACGCCATGGCCCGCGTGCTCCGTCCGATCCTCGAGGGACAGTGA
- a CDS encoding IS4 family transposase, which yields MLTDEPRYDVWEQIRQQDLKAFARLLPESLVVQAAERADVRIVRSALAIPNLVWLGVLSALHSTKSFARILTLTAQMLDLSANGLPEAVARSRRNAARRKPKASKHSPRGKDPATVTEEAFTQARRRMPVAVWFVLIELLTARFEEQHQDLIRWKRFRLLALDGTTIRLPQHNRLAEHFGTSSNGRYRVAQARMVMLQLPLVRLPWRYELGPVDEGERTVAARLLKQVRRNDLVLMDQGFWSYGLFHQIQAARGYFAIRQYPGVRMKTLRRLGPRDRIVRWKTPSGPRWRNANLPESITLRVINYQIKGFPPSAVVTNVLGPKRISREDWIRMATEAEPGHPLDPAVRKGIGLYHRRWEIETTFQELKVYQGLERTLRSHSPESVQYEVAGHVVLYLLVRWLMVEAAQRSTGDGDPLGVSFKHALEELVTAWPLLLTSTSTEVNRRVLPKLLAAIASHEVQWRPGRTFARKTSSASKKRRRKKSARQQT from the coding sequence ATGCTCACGGATGAGCCAAGGTATGATGTCTGGGAACAGATTCGTCAACAGGACCTCAAAGCGTTTGCCCGGCTACTGCCTGAGTCGCTCGTCGTTCAGGCCGCCGAGCGGGCGGATGTCAGGATCGTTCGCTCGGCATTGGCAATTCCCAACCTGGTCTGGCTGGGAGTGCTCTCGGCACTGCATTCGACAAAGAGCTTTGCCCGGATTCTCACGCTGACCGCCCAGATGTTGGACCTGTCGGCCAATGGCTTGCCCGAAGCGGTTGCACGATCCCGCCGCAACGCGGCACGACGCAAACCGAAGGCATCGAAACACAGTCCGCGGGGAAAAGATCCTGCGACGGTGACTGAAGAAGCCTTCACCCAGGCCCGCCGACGCATGCCGGTCGCTGTCTGGTTCGTCCTCATCGAACTGCTCACGGCCCGGTTCGAGGAACAGCACCAAGACCTGATCCGCTGGAAGCGGTTTCGTTTGCTGGCGCTGGACGGGACCACCATTCGGCTGCCGCAACACAATCGTCTGGCCGAGCACTTCGGCACCAGCAGCAACGGCCGGTATCGTGTCGCGCAGGCCCGTATGGTCATGTTGCAGTTGCCTCTGGTCCGTCTGCCCTGGCGGTACGAACTGGGACCGGTCGACGAAGGCGAACGCACCGTGGCCGCCCGATTGCTGAAGCAGGTACGGCGTAACGATCTGGTGCTGATGGATCAGGGGTTCTGGAGCTACGGGTTGTTCCATCAGATTCAGGCAGCGCGGGGCTACTTTGCGATTCGACAGTATCCGGGTGTTCGCATGAAGACGCTGCGGCGGCTGGGCCCCAGGGATCGCATTGTGCGCTGGAAAACTCCCTCCGGACCACGTTGGCGCAATGCAAATCTTCCCGAGTCGATCACGCTGCGCGTCATCAACTACCAGATCAAAGGCTTTCCCCCCAGTGCGGTGGTGACCAATGTGCTGGGACCGAAGCGCATCAGTCGCGAAGACTGGATCCGGATGGCGACAGAAGCCGAACCGGGACATCCACTGGATCCCGCGGTGCGCAAAGGCATCGGGTTGTATCATCGTCGCTGGGAGATCGAAACGACGTTTCAGGAACTGAAAGTCTACCAGGGGCTGGAACGGACCCTGCGGAGTCATTCGCCGGAATCAGTGCAGTACGAGGTGGCCGGCCACGTGGTGCTGTACCTGCTGGTTCGCTGGTTAATGGTCGAAGCCGCGCAGCGGTCCACCGGCGACGGAGACCCGTTGGGGGTGAGCTTCAAGCACGCCCTGGAAGAACTGGTGACGGCTTGGCCGCTGTTGCTGACATCCACCTCAACGGAGGTGAACCGTCGCGTGCTTCCCAAGCTGCTGGCAGCTATTGCATCTCACGAAGTCCAGTGGCGTCCCGGCCGAACATTCGCCAGAAAGACAAGCAGTGCAAGCAAGAAGCGCCGACGAAAGAAGAGCGCACGCCAACAAACTTAG
- a CDS encoding sugar transferase: protein MATVMQPRESETDLETRNLSDVFDFACEEQLPDVSWLRRLNLERPRQDLRCLPMSTRRLKRIGDLIIASLLLILLAPVMLVVAVLVRLTSPGPIIFRQTRVGLNLRRPGSDRRQQRNGVPEGQTERRQPGRDRRREFLYGRHFVLYKFRTMRNDAEKDGARFAVEGDARVTIIGGVLRKTRLDELPQLWNVLRGDMTLVGPRPERPEFIEELSDEIPNYLNRLGLKPGLTGVAQVVNGYDNDLAGFRRKVAFDLLYLQNCCLWNDFMILLRTIGVVLTGRGAI, encoded by the coding sequence ATGGCTACCGTCATGCAGCCCCGGGAGTCCGAAACGGATCTCGAAACCCGGAATCTGTCCGACGTCTTCGATTTTGCATGCGAAGAGCAACTGCCGGACGTTTCCTGGCTGAGACGCCTGAATCTCGAGCGTCCCCGTCAGGATCTCCGTTGTCTGCCCATGTCGACGCGGCGACTCAAGCGGATTGGCGATCTCATCATCGCGTCGCTGCTGCTGATTCTTCTGGCACCCGTGATGCTGGTCGTCGCGGTGCTGGTGCGGCTGACGTCGCCGGGGCCGATCATCTTCCGTCAGACGCGTGTCGGGTTGAATCTGCGTCGTCCCGGCAGCGATCGTCGCCAGCAACGCAACGGCGTTCCGGAGGGACAGACCGAGCGACGGCAGCCGGGGCGAGATCGCCGTCGCGAGTTTCTCTACGGGCGACACTTCGTGCTCTACAAGTTCCGCACGATGCGAAACGATGCCGAGAAGGACGGGGCTCGCTTCGCGGTGGAGGGGGACGCCCGTGTGACGATCATCGGTGGCGTGCTGCGGAAGACGCGTCTGGACGAGCTGCCGCAGTTGTGGAATGTCCTGCGGGGAGACATGACGCTCGTCGGACCCCGGCCGGAACGTCCCGAGTTCATCGAAGAGCTTTCGGACGAGATTCCCAACTATCTCAATCGCCTGGGACTGAAGCCCGGGCTGACCGGAGTGGCCCAGGTCGTCAACGGCTACGACAACGATCTGGCGGGGTTTCGCCGCAAGGTGGCGTTCGATCTGCTTTATCTTCAGAACTGCTGCCTGTGGAACGATTTCATGATCCTGCTGCGGACGATCGGCGTTGTGCTGACAGGGCGCGGCGCCATCTGA
- a CDS encoding MEKHLA domain-containing protein has protein sequence MTETPVWAAADWIARTQLILDSYARWTGRELQSRVGDPAEQSRRLFEADFVVVAHGTEADPILCYGNRKALELWEMDLAAFLQTPSRKTAEPVHRDERREMLERTARDGYFDDYQGVRISSTGRRFLIRKAIVWNLVDADGQPAGQAASFADWQPLEANRGLS, from the coding sequence GTGACGGAGACGCCTGTCTGGGCCGCTGCGGACTGGATCGCACGGACGCAACTCATTCTCGATTCATACGCCCGCTGGACGGGACGCGAGCTGCAGAGCCGCGTGGGGGATCCGGCTGAACAGTCCCGCCGTCTGTTCGAGGCGGACTTTGTTGTGGTCGCCCACGGCACGGAAGCGGACCCGATTCTCTGCTACGGCAATCGCAAGGCACTCGAATTGTGGGAGATGGATCTGGCCGCATTTCTGCAGACGCCGTCGCGCAAGACGGCTGAGCCCGTGCACCGCGACGAGCGGCGGGAAATGCTCGAGCGGACGGCCCGCGACGGCTACTTCGATGATTATCAGGGAGTGCGGATCTCGTCGACGGGCCGGCGGTTTCTGATTCGCAAGGCAATCGTCTGGAATCTGGTCGACGCCGATGGCCAGCCGGCTGGGCAGGCGGCCAGTTTCGCCGACTGGCAGCCGCTGGAAGCGAACCGCGGCCTGTCCTGA
- a CDS encoding SGNH/GDSL hydrolase family protein: protein MSNSDAPIAASRDLWRIVAIGDCNTSGTGRPTPENCVPSRLARLLADAGQPCSVQNLGYRMSTTREGLVRTQRDAEPGDLVLINFGLVDAWITSIPRVYVPYYPDNFLRKQSRKLLKWTKRRLRSPLARRFVPIGTVVPQEEYVRNLRQIVEIARAWPTEPTVLLWGTALTVGNPERSASIRQYNDRMQELAGELDVPYVDTPALMSGLDAAEAYQDRTHLEAPAIERVAAAMADVVLRERVSRRRAA, encoded by the coding sequence ATGTCGAACTCAGATGCCCCCATCGCGGCGAGCAGGGACCTGTGGCGCATCGTCGCGATCGGTGACTGCAATACGTCGGGAACCGGCAGGCCCACACCGGAGAACTGCGTGCCGTCGCGGCTCGCCCGTCTGCTGGCAGACGCCGGACAACCATGCAGCGTGCAGAATCTCGGTTACCGGATGAGCACGACCCGGGAAGGGCTCGTGCGGACTCAGCGGGATGCCGAACCGGGCGATCTCGTATTGATCAACTTCGGCCTGGTCGATGCCTGGATCACGAGCATTCCCCGCGTGTACGTCCCCTACTACCCCGACAACTTCCTCCGCAAGCAGTCGCGGAAACTGCTGAAGTGGACCAAGCGGCGTCTGCGGTCTCCTCTGGCCCGGCGGTTCGTGCCGATCGGCACCGTCGTGCCACAGGAGGAGTACGTCCGGAATCTGCGGCAGATCGTCGAGATCGCACGCGCGTGGCCGACCGAGCCGACGGTGTTGTTGTGGGGAACGGCTCTGACGGTGGGGAACCCGGAACGCTCGGCGAGCATTCGTCAGTACAACGACCGGATGCAGGAACTGGCGGGGGAGCTCGATGTTCCGTACGTCGATACGCCGGCGCTGATGAGCGGTCTGGATGCCGCAGAGGCTTATCAGGACCGGACGCACCTGGAAGCCCCGGCGATCGAGCGGGTCGCGGCAGCGATGGCGGACGTCGTTCTGCGGGAGCGTGTGAGCCGGCGGCGGGCGGCGTAG
- a CDS encoding pentapeptide repeat-containing protein, whose protein sequence is MSDLSEVLRRAFSQLPEGTQTTLRPLVAAGLLEPLAQRLLLVHQGGGNLERPRPHLEGETTPPVGEAFAPFRQAMQNWETNGADDQAATQQFVSAFATCEIPAVLVLLGQRTTSGSVVDGRAFPPARQKLVAAAGEVWNGNEQLTAAARALSKHCARCDDPFWGELNGNDELKNGRAQELVAQILDGTTWWNVFVHFQHGLVYEARVETGHGARWTADGQVFIGFVDPFDASQRIDGASDDAESSAVDPEADLGPLPDHLDRQELQRRYALGQRDFRGADLSGVDLKDLDLQGIDLTGGSLVKAKLFGTNLEGAVLTECDLGGTYLAGTRLSGATARRAQLRGCRMDRVSWRNVDFEGARLDQCNLRKAELTSCSLRKAGLADADLTEARLVDVRAYGAFTEGSCWHAASLEKCRFNNGRIAGTDFSDARFENCNFEGADLANTNCTAAQFVQCEFKDASFNSADLSGCSLEHACFDRAAMAGARLEKSCLSHASLGRANLSRANLRDADLSHAKLVQADLSRADLRSANLKGAELDGADMSSADVVETEVDESTSFEAARTIGVDFGTNWSLRQRVLESAHDLTIRHFRRKHPVLGFMWWLMLGCGKRSYLLLLWGIAIVVMFAGLMAVRPDSFDFGQAAPTFWDHMQNSLAVFVTLDLAVDKGTDAYGRGVMLVQMLLSYLMLGFMASLFSGIFPSPPE, encoded by the coding sequence ATGTCGGATCTGTCCGAAGTGCTTCGCCGAGCCTTCAGTCAACTTCCCGAAGGAACGCAGACCACCCTGCGACCGCTCGTTGCAGCGGGACTGCTCGAGCCGCTCGCGCAGCGACTGCTGCTCGTGCATCAAGGCGGCGGGAACCTCGAGCGGCCGCGTCCGCATCTCGAGGGGGAGACGACTCCGCCGGTTGGCGAGGCGTTCGCTCCGTTCCGGCAGGCGATGCAGAACTGGGAAACGAACGGAGCGGACGACCAGGCGGCGACACAACAGTTCGTCAGTGCGTTCGCGACGTGCGAGATTCCTGCGGTTCTCGTGCTGCTGGGACAGCGGACCACCAGCGGTAGTGTCGTCGATGGCCGTGCGTTTCCTCCCGCCCGCCAGAAACTGGTTGCGGCGGCAGGGGAAGTCTGGAACGGCAACGAACAGCTGACCGCTGCGGCACGGGCGCTCTCGAAGCACTGCGCACGGTGCGATGACCCGTTCTGGGGTGAGCTCAACGGCAACGACGAGCTGAAGAACGGGCGTGCGCAGGAACTTGTTGCGCAGATCCTCGACGGCACCACGTGGTGGAATGTCTTTGTCCACTTTCAGCACGGGCTCGTCTATGAGGCTCGCGTGGAAACCGGGCATGGAGCCCGCTGGACGGCGGACGGCCAGGTCTTCATCGGGTTTGTCGATCCGTTCGACGCCAGCCAGCGAATCGACGGAGCATCGGACGACGCGGAATCGTCAGCTGTGGATCCGGAGGCGGATCTCGGTCCCCTGCCCGACCACCTCGACCGTCAGGAACTGCAGCGGCGGTACGCGCTGGGGCAGCGTGACTTTCGCGGCGCTGACCTTTCGGGAGTCGACCTGAAGGATCTCGATCTGCAGGGGATCGACCTGACCGGCGGGAGCCTGGTGAAGGCGAAGCTGTTCGGGACGAATCTCGAAGGAGCCGTGCTGACCGAGTGCGATCTGGGTGGAACCTATCTCGCCGGGACGCGGCTCTCGGGAGCGACCGCGCGGCGTGCGCAGCTGCGCGGCTGCCGTATGGATCGCGTCTCGTGGCGGAACGTCGACTTCGAAGGAGCCCGACTGGATCAGTGCAATCTCCGCAAGGCGGAGCTGACCAGCTGCAGTCTGCGGAAGGCGGGCCTGGCGGATGCGGATCTGACCGAGGCGCGGCTCGTTGACGTGAGAGCCTACGGTGCGTTTACCGAAGGTTCCTGCTGGCACGCGGCTTCGCTGGAGAAGTGCCGGTTCAACAACGGACGCATCGCCGGGACTGACTTTTCGGACGCGCGGTTCGAGAACTGCAACTTCGAAGGGGCGGATCTGGCGAACACGAACTGTACGGCGGCGCAGTTCGTACAGTGTGAGTTCAAGGACGCCAGCTTCAACAGTGCCGACCTTTCGGGGTGTTCGCTGGAGCATGCCTGTTTTGACCGGGCGGCGATGGCCGGGGCGCGATTGGAGAAGAGCTGCCTGAGCCACGCCTCGCTGGGACGGGCGAACCTGTCGCGGGCGAATCTGCGCGATGCCGACCTGAGTCACGCGAAGCTGGTGCAGGCGGACCTGAGCCGGGCTGATCTGCGCAGCGCGAACCTCAAGGGGGCCGAGCTGGACGGCGCCGACATGTCGTCGGCGGACGTCGTCGAAACCGAAGTGGACGAATCGACGTCGTTCGAGGCGGCCCGGACGATCGGCGTCGACTTCGGGACGAACTGGTCGCTGCGGCAGCGGGTGCTGGAGTCGGCGCATGATCTGACAATCCGGCACTTCCGCCGCAAGCATCCGGTGCTCGGCTTCATGTGGTGGCTGATGCTCGGCTGCGGCAAGCGGAGCTATCTGCTGTTGTTGTGGGGAATCGCCATTGTGGTGATGTTTGCCGGCCTGATGGCAGTCCGGCCGGACTCGTTCGATTTCGGTCAGGCAGCGCCGACGTTCTGGGATCACATGCAGAACAGCCTGGCGGTGTTCGTCACCCTTGACCTTGCCGTCGACAAAGGAACGGATGCGTATGGCCGGGGCGTGATGCTGGTGCAGATGCTGCTCAGCTATCTGATGCTCGGTTTCATGGCGAGTCTGTTTTCCGGAATCTTCCCCAGCCCTCCCGAGTAA
- a CDS encoding sulfotransferase family protein, which translates to MSSCENQTTMNHCTTAPAQPPQAIGKQRPSLQLPKSLLFPFRRRIVDLTERGWFGGRLLRRHIVICGFPRSGSTLLQLMVEACVRDIRTFGRERRGLEMAKYALCSQPYMMTKRPSDIFLIDELRDFYADRFADVRFVLLTRDPRAVLTSFHKSRPGEYYVSPERWRAMYRHWKWACEQPEAIPVRYEDLIANPDAVEHQLTTFLTWRVTRPFREYHTAVPHGFETIALNGLRELDQSNLSRWQKPHYRQRICELLEKELPELPEALIELGYETDDQWTREYLSPMRAAA; encoded by the coding sequence ATGTCTTCCTGCGAAAATCAGACGACAATGAATCACTGCACGACGGCCCCGGCACAACCACCCCAGGCGATCGGAAAACAGCGGCCGTCTCTTCAGCTCCCCAAGTCTCTGCTGTTTCCCTTCCGCCGCAGAATCGTCGACCTGACGGAACGGGGCTGGTTTGGCGGGCGGCTGCTGCGACGGCACATCGTGATCTGCGGCTTTCCCCGCAGCGGCTCGACGCTGCTGCAGCTGATGGTCGAAGCGTGCGTGCGGGACATCCGGACCTTCGGCCGCGAACGCCGCGGCCTCGAGATGGCGAAGTACGCGCTGTGCAGTCAGCCCTACATGATGACCAAGCGTCCTTCGGACATCTTCCTCATCGACGAGCTGCGGGACTTCTACGCCGACCGTTTCGCCGACGTGCGGTTCGTCCTCCTCACCCGTGATCCCCGGGCGGTGCTCACCTCCTTCCACAAGAGTCGTCCCGGCGAATACTACGTCAGCCCCGAGCGCTGGCGGGCGATGTACAGACACTGGAAGTGGGCCTGCGAGCAACCTGAAGCCATCCCGGTCCGCTACGAAGACCTCATTGCCAACCCCGATGCGGTCGAACACCAGCTGACCACGTTCCTCACCTGGCGGGTCACCCGCCCGTTCCGTGAGTATCACACGGCCGTGCCCCACGGCTTTGAAACGATCGCGCTGAACGGCCTCCGGGAACTGGACCAGTCGAATCTGTCCCGCTGGCAGAAGCCCCACTATCGGCAACGTATCTGCGAACTGCTCGAAAAGGAACTGCCCGAGCTGCCCGAGGCACTGATCGAGTTGGGATACGAGACCGACGACCAGTGGACCCGCGAGTATCTCTCCCCCATGCGAGCGGCGGCGTAG